In a genomic window of Narcine bancroftii isolate sNarBan1 chromosome 7, sNarBan1.hap1, whole genome shotgun sequence:
- the LOC138739954 gene encoding paternally-expressed gene 3 protein-like produces TETTSISAPAETTSTSPAPETTSTFAPTVTTSITGPVETTSISAPAETTSTSTTTTSAPTVTTSITGPVETTSTSAPAETTSSSATVVTMSTSAPAETNSTSAPADTTSTSAPAETSSTSAPADTTSTSAPAENTSTSAAVETTSTSAPAETTSTSPAADTTSITGPVETTSTSAPAEITSTSTPTKTTSTSAPAETTSTSTPADTTSTSAAADTASTSAPAETTSTSAPAESTSTSAPAETSSTSTAAETTSTSAPTETTSTSAPAETTSTSAPAETTSTSAPAETTSISAPAETTSTSPAAETTSITGPVETTSTSAPAETTSTSAPAETTSTSTPAETTSTSLRPRQHRHQLRPRQHRHQLRPAQHPHQLRPLQHPHQLRPPQHHQQLRPLQQPHQLRPRQYPHQLRPAQHPHQMRPLQHPHQLRPPQHHQQLIPLQQPHQLKPPETTSTSAPAETTSTSAPAETSSTSTPAETTSTSAPAETSSTSPTAETTSTTAPTETTSISAPAETTSTSAPAETSSTSTPAETTSTSAPAETTSTSPAAETTSTTAPTETTSISAPAETNSTSPAAETTSTSGRAENTSTSPAAEITSITGPVETTSTSAPAETTSTSATAETTSTSAPAETTSTSTPAETTSTSAPAETGSTSTPAETTSTSAPAETTSTSPAAETTSTTAPTETTSISAPAETRSTSTPGETTSTSAAAETTSTSPAADTTSTTAPTETTSITGPVETTSTSAPAETTSTSAPAETTSTSTPAETTSTSSTTAPTETTSISAPAETTSTSPAAETTSTSGPAETTSTSPAAETTSITGPVETT; encoded by the exons actgagaccacgtcaatatccgcaccagctgagaccacatcAACATCACCAGCacctgagaccacctcaacattcGCACCAACTGTGACCACGTCAATAACTGGACCAGTTGAAACCACGTCAAtatcggcaccagctgagaccacgtcaacatcg accaccacAACATCAGCACCAACTGTGACCACGTCAATAACTGGACCAGTTGaaaccacgtcaacatcggcaccagctgagaccacgtcatCATCGGCAACAGTTGTGACAATGTCAACATCGGCTCCAGCTGAGACCAActcaacatccgcaccagctgacaCTACGTCAACATCCGCACCTGCAGAGACCAGctcaacatccgcaccagctgacaCTACGTCAACATCCGCACCTGCAGAGAACACCTCAACATCCGCAGCAGTTGAGACCACCTccacatccgcaccagctgagaccacctcaacatcgcCAGCAGCTGACACCACATCAATAACTGGACCAGTTGaaaccacgtcaacatcggcaccagctgagatCACGTCAACATCCACACCAACTAAGACCACttcaacatcggcaccagctgaaACCACGTCAACATCGACACCAGCTGACACTACGTCAACATCCGCAGCTGCAGACACCGCgtcaacatccgcaccagctgagaccacctcaacatccgcaccagctgagtcCACCTCAACAtctgcaccagctgagaccagctCAACATCCACAGCAGCTGAGACCACTTCAACATCAGCACCaactgagaccacctcaacatcagCACCAGCTGAGACTAcctcaacatccgcaccagctgagaccacctcaacatctgCACCTGCAGAGACCACGTCaatatccgcaccagctgagaccacctcaacatcgccagcagctgagaccacgtcaataactggaccagttgaaaccacgtcaacatcggcaccagctgagaccacgtcaacatcggcaccagctgagaccacttcTACATcgacaccagctgagaccacgtcaacatcg ctgagaccacgtcaacatcggcaccagctgaggccacgtcaacatcggcaccagctgagaccggCTCAACATccacaccagctgagaccacttcaacatccgcaccagctgagaccacctcaacatcaccagcagctgagaccacttcaacaaccgcaccaactgagaccacgtcaatatccgcaccagctgagaccagctCAACATCCACACCAGATGAGACCActtcaacatccgcaccagctgagaccacctcaacatcaccAGCAGCTGATACCACTTCAACAACCGCACCAACTGAAACCAC ctgagaccacgtcaacatcggcaccagctgagaccacgtcaacatcggcaccagctgagaccagctCAACATccacaccagctgagaccacttcaacatccgcaccagctgagaccagctCAACATCACCAACAGCTGAGACCACTTCAACAACCGCACCAACTGAGACCACGTCaatatccgcaccagctgagaccacctcaacatctgcaccagctgagaccagctCAACATccacaccagctgagaccacttcaacatccgcaccagctgagaccacctcaacatcaccAGCAGCTGAGACCACTTCAACAACCGCACCAACTGAGACCACGTCAATATCCGCACCAGCTGAAACCAACTCAACATCACcagcagctgagaccacctcCACATCCGGACGAGCTGAGAACACCTCAACATCGCCAGCAGCTGAGATCACGTCAATAACTGGACCAGTTGaaaccacgtcaacatcggcaccagctgagaccacgtcaacatcggcaacagctgagaccacgtcaacatcggcaccagctgagaccacgtcaacatccacaccagctgagaccacgtcaacatcggcaccagctgagaccggCTCAACATccacaccagctgagaccacttcaacatccgcaccagctgagaccacctcaacatcaccagcagctgagaccacttcaacaaccgcaccaactgagaccacgtcaatatccgcaccagctgagaccaggtCAACATCCACACCAGGTGAGACCACTTCAACATCCGcagcagctgagaccacctcaacatcaccAGCAGCTGATACCACTTCAACAACCGCACCAACTGAGACCACGTCAATAACTGGACCAGTTGaaaccacgtcaacatcggcaccagctgagaccacgtcaacatcggcaccagctgagaccacgtcaacatcgacaccagctgagaccacgtcaacatcg tcaacaaccgcaccaactgagaccacgtcaatatccgcaccagctgaaaccacctcaacatcaccagcagctgagaccacctcCACATCCggaccagctgagaccacctcaacatcgccagcagctgagaccacgtcaataactggaccagttgaaaccac ctga